CATCACCAGCGTATTCGTCACACACGACCAAGAAGAAGCGCTGGAAGTCGCTGATCGCGTGGTCGTGATGAACGAAGGCCGGATCGAACAAATCGGCACGCCCGACGAAGTCTACGAGCAACCCGCCAATCCTTTCGTTTATGAATTTCTCGGTAATGTCAATTTATTTCATAGCCGCTTGCATCGCGGCCGAGCCTGGATCGGCGATCTCGAAGTCGATGCGCCGGAACACGCCGAAGCCGAAGAACTGGCAGCCATTGCGTATGTCCGTCCGCATGAAATCGAAGTTGAGCGCATCCGCAATGGCGAAGCGGCTTTAGCCGCGCACATCGTGCATATTTTGTCCGTCGGACCGATCGTGCGCCTGGAAATGGTGCGCGACAACGACGAGCATAGGAATCCGGTACATGCCGAAATCAGCAAGGAACGTTTCCGTGAATTGCAATTGGTAAAAGGCGATAAAGTCTTTATCAAGCCCAAGCGGCTCGATTTATTTCCAAACTATTCTCAAAGCCAGTTGAAACATTAATAAGGAGCTTCTCATTTCAATCCGGCATACCGGCTACTCATATGCAAAAAAGCGCTCATAAGGATTCACCGCATGACCGATGAAATAATCATGCATGATGATTCACAGCAGGAAATCAACCACCGGGAAATCGATAACATCGTATCGAAGTTACGCACGCTGCGGCTGGCATCGCTGGAACAACGGCAACGGCTCAACAACCCGCCGAAACTTCCGTCCCGTAAAGCACTGACCTCGATTCTCGAGCGTCTCAGCGCCGTATTGTTCCCGAATCGATTGGGTGCATCAAGCATCTCCAGCGACGGCATCGATTATTATGTCGGCCATACGCTGGATATTACGTTGCGCGACTTGCTCGATCAGGTCCATCATGAGTTGTACTTCGTCTCCGAGCAAGAAAACGGCGGCAATGCTGCTCGTAGACAAGCAGCAGACATTGCAAACGCTTTTGCTCAACAGTTGCCGAATATCCGCAGCCTGTTGGAAAGCGATATCCGCGCGGCCTACGAAGGCGACCCGGCAGCTCGCAGTATCAACGATGTACTAGTTTGCTACCCTGGCGTGACCGCCGTTATTCATTACCGCATTGCGCATGAATTGCATCAACTGGGAGTACCGTTGATTGCCCGTATGATCTCCGAAATCGCGCATTCACTAACCGGCATAGAAATTCATCCTGGCGCTCAAATCGATGGCAGCTTTTTTATCGATCACGGTACCGGCGTGGTGATTGGCGAAACCGCTATCATTGGGCGCAATGTCCGGCTATATCAGGCAGTCACACTTGGCGCCAAGCGCTTTCCGGTTAACGAACAAGGCATGCTGGTCAAAGGTATCTTACGTCACCCGATCGTCGAAGACGACGTGATAATCTATGCTGGCGCAACGATACTCGGGCGCATCACCATTGGTCGCGGTTCGACGATTGGCGGGAATGTCTGGTTGACCCATAGCGTTCCACCCGGCAGTCATATCATGCAAGCGCAAACCCGTAGCGAAATGTTTGAAGGTGGTGCCGGAATCTGACATCGGTTCAAATGGTTTACGTGATTGAAATCCCCTCTAATTAATTGAATAAAGATAGTAAATAACCTCACCATACTCAAAGATGACTGACAAATCTACAACCGATCGAACAACTTCTATTTGAACAATCACAATGAATTTTCAACAATTGCGCATCATCAATGAAACCGTGCGGCGGAATTTCAATCTGACCGAAGTGGCAAGCGCTTTATTTACGTCGCAATCAGGTGTCAGCAAACATATCAAGGATCTGGAAGATGAACTGAACATCGAGCTGTTTATCCGCAAAGGCAAACGGTTGGTAGGATTGACCGAACCGGGCAAGGAGCTGGTTAAAATCGTCGAGCGGATTTTGTTCGACACCCGCAATATCAAGCGTCTGGCGGAGCAATTCAGCAATCACGACCAAGGGCACTTAACGATCGCCACCACGCATACGCAAGCGCAATATATCTTGCCGCCGGTCGTCGCCGAATTCAAGAAAGCGTTCCCAAAAGTTCATCTGATCCTGAACGAATCGAAGCCCGGCGATATTTTATCGATGCTGATCGACGGCCAAGCGGATATCGGCATCGCCACCGAGGCTTTGGAAAATGCCGCCGATCTGGTTTCTTTTCCATTCCACACCTGGCAACACATCGTCATTGTTCCTGCCGGGCATCCGCTGCAGTCCGTGCAACCGCTCACGCTCGAAGCCATCGCCGAATACCCGATCATCACCTACCACCAAGGACTCACCGGCCGGTCACGAATCGACCAAACCTTTGCCAAGGCTGGATTGATACCTGATATCGCCATGTCCGCCCTGGATGCGGACGTGATTAAAACTTACGTAAAATTGGGATTGGGCATCGGCATCATCGCGTCCGTCGCGTTTTCCACCGACCGCGACACCACGCTGGTGAAACTGGACAGCGAATACCTGTTTGAAAAAAACACCACTTTCATTTCCGTCCGCCGCAATCACTATCTACGCGGCTACGCCTACCGCTTTATCGAACTGTGCACCCCGGCGCTCAACGAAGCGGATATCCGCTTGAGCGTCAATCCGTCGACGGATGCGGAATAGAAAGCCGTCCGCCTTACATTTAAAACGAAAAGACCTTTAAACCGGTATTACTTTGAAAACCCTAATGATGCGGATGATGCTCGTGTTTGTGAGTTTTTACCGGTTGTCCGGATGCCGGTGTTGCACGGATTTGATAGGCGTCATGACAGGCAACGCACTTGGCCATCGCGTCGCTCAATTGCCGCAGCGTAAGTTTGGGATCTTTCTTGGATTCCGCATCCACGGCAATTTGATCGAAATCCTGGTGCAGAGACATACCCAACTGCATGAATTCCTTGGGCAGCACGCCTTTGAGGTGATCCTCGGCTTTATGCGCCATGCCCAACCCCAAAGGACGGGCATGCTTGGAAACCGATGCCATGTCATCGGTTGAAAGCGCTGCCAGTATGTTTTGCGTGCCCGACAGCAATGCCCGCATTTCTTCCAGCACGTGGCCGCGCTGCGCTTCGGAAAGCGCGAGAATCTGGCGGCTGTCTTTTTCGGCTGCGATTGCAGACGTGGAAATCAACAAACAGGCAATGATCATTCGTGTTTTTTGCACTTGATACTCCTTGATAGGAAAGACCGGAACCCGACTTTACCAGCTTAGCGCGTTTCGCCGCAACAAACCGGGATTTTCAATGAGTAGTCGAATTTGCTTCAATGATTTTGTTGCCAGGCTGGCAATGCATCGCGTCATTTCATTCGTCGCTATTGCCGATTCCGCGGATTTTTTTGGTCTCGCTCTCAATCCGCCCGAAATGTTCCTGAAATTTTCCCGAAGCAAGCTCGACCTCGAAAGCGTCGGCTATTTTTTTCACTAACACCGTATGCTCAGGATTGGCATCGGCGTAGAGATGTTTGCTGAATTGCAATATCTGTTCATCTTCCTTCATCGTGACATCGAATTTCAATTCCCCAGAAGTGAAAGTGAGGATACGGCCGGTATATTCGTGAAATTTGTCTTCAACGATGTTGGCTTTTGTCCATCCTGTTTGTTGCTCCAAAAAAGCCAGGAATGCCGGCAGCATTGCTGCTTTCACCGGGTAGAGCGTGTAATAAGGAGAGGAGTATTCAACTTTGAAGCTACCGCTCCAGTAGATACCGTCTTTCAAGTCAAGCAATTTTTGGATAGTTTGGGTGATAAGGGAGTTGTGTTTTTATAACGCCGAAGCACAAATGGACCAGCTTGCGCATAGCAGCGCCGATAGCGGACATTTTGGATTTGCCTCTGGCGAGTAACCGTTCATAAAGCGCCTTGACATGGGGATTGTATTGTGTGGCGACCACTGCTGCCATGTATAGCACGGCTCGCACTCGCGCCGGACCCGCCTTCGACAATCGGGCCCGGCCCAGCACCGTGCTTCCAGACTGCCGTTTTACGGGCACTAAACCCAAATAAGCTGCCACTTGTTCGGCAGATTCGAAACGGTTGCCGTGCATGATCGCCAGGAGGTTATTTCCCACTCGCTCACCTACTGCCGGAATACTGGTCAGCAGAACCATATCCCGCTTCAGACCGGGATGCCGGTCGATGTGATCGTCTATCGCTTGTTGCAGCCGTTTCAATTCTGCTTCAAGAAAGGCGATAGATTGAGCGATAGACTGGACAATCAGTTCAGGCGTCTCGATAGCTTCGCTCTTTTCTTGCCGGTTCAATTCTCGGTGCAAATCATCCGCCACCGCATTACGCCGGGCTAGTAGTGCTTGTGTAATGCACGGACTTCCACCGATGGCGGCTGCCATGCCGCGGGCTTGAGCAGCGCTCCATATTTCGCCAGTACAACACTATCCACACCATCCGTCTTAGTGCGTATCCCCAAGCCTCGACCAAAATCTTTAACTTGTGCCGGATTGATGATCGAAACCATTACCCCAGCATCTACTAAAGCCAAAGCAGCTTGCTCGTGATATACGCCAGTGGCATCCATTACCACGTGCAGTTGCGCAGCCGACACACCTTGTTTGGCCGCCCACTCCAACAGTGCGCTCACGCCTGCTTTAGTGTTGGGAATGACCTTGGATTTACGTTTATCACCTGCTTCGTTAAGTAAAAGGCAACAATCCAATTTGGCCTTGGCAATATCCATACCGAGATAAAACATGATGTTCTCCTGTTACAATATTTACCAACCTCGCCCACTTGCCTTGTGCATGCAGGGTTTATCCCTTGGCTACCGTTCAGTGTCTGTGCTGGCGTGGAAGATGAGAAGGAAGGCTTGATCTACAGAACAAGGTCTTGCCTTAAGGGTGGACACAAGCTGCCTTCAACTCGGGTAGTGGTAGCTAACCACTACGAAAAGAAAGATACAAGGGTGCTTTTTCGAGCTTACGCAGACGCAAACGCTCACCTTGCGCCGATTTCTCCCACTCAAAAAACTTTTCAAACCATGCAAAATCCATTTCATCCACGCTGAGCAGGCGCACCCCGGTATCATCAAATTTAACCGCGTAGCCACTGTCCTGCTCAATGTTATACACCACAAGAGCATGCTCGGAATCGGGCAAATCCTCGTCCGGCGTGTTCCAACTCTGGAATGCACCGCGAAAAACGATGCTTTTGCGATCAGGTGAGAACGCCAGCGTCCCATGCGGCGAAGGGAAGGAATAATTTTCGACAGCATTGTTGCTGGGATTAAAGCGCCGGATGCTGCGAGTCTGCACGTCGAGAACGGCATGCTTACTGACTAAAAGAAGCCGCCCGTCGGCGAGACCATCCAATTTATCCAAATCGCCGGTATCGCTTCTGGCAAACACCTCCAGGTAGGGTCCGGGCTGCCCGTTTTCGCTGTCCAGGAATTGCAGGGAGGCAAAATCGTGGTGTTGCTCCAAAATAGGTTCGACGGCGGGTTCGCCATTTTTCAAGTAAATCAGGTACAAACTCTGGCTGCCTGCTATCAAAGTCGGATCAGGTGCGCCGGGAAGGGTATAGACGCGCCACAAGTACGGCAGCCCCGTATTGCTCTGTAATGCGCTGGGAAAGACAATCGGCTTACCGTTGTAAAAAATTGTGTAGGCCACGTTTGTCTGGTTGACTATGCCGGAATTTAGATTGAACTGCTTGCTCTTAGTCGCTGTGACACGGACAGTAAAGGGTCCGTAGGCAATGTCTTTTTCGATGTGATTGACGTCACCTGAGCGGCTGGAGATCGAATAGGCTGCAATGAGAACCACGGCAACCACGATGAATGCTATTTTCATAGATGTAGTTACTTTTTCTTTTTTCTGAAGTTTTTTAAGAAAACGCTGATTAATTGACTGCACGTGCAAATCGCTTCGTTGTGCGATATCACTCCTTCGCCCATCTTTATGTCGAACACTCTTTACCTCAGTTCAGTCCGGCCCAGACATGAAGGTACAATCGCTCGAAAGTATACTCGTAACTCAACCAGCATAATTGACACAACCAATATTTCCAATATAATGGAAACATGGAAATTAAAATTGCAATAAAAGCACTAACAGCCTTGGCGCACGAAACCCGCTTGACGATATTCCGGACGCTGGTTCAAGCCGGTGAATCCGGTCTTCCGGCTGGACAATTGGCGAAAGAATTGGGCATCCCGAATGCAACGCTCTCTTTTCATCTGAAAGAATTGGCGCATGCAGAATTGATAATCGCCCGGCAGGAAAGCCGTTTTATTTATTATTCCGCGAATTTCACAACCATGAATGCGCTATTGGGCTACCTCACCGAGAATTGCTGCGCCGGTATACCGTGCAGCCCAACCGAAGTTTGTTGTAATGAAAAAAATGACCTGGCATTGACCGCTGCGCATTTAACCAAGGAGACAACACAATGAAACGTTTTCATATCCATATCGCCGTCGATAATTTAGAAAACAATATCCGCTTTTATTCGGCGTTATTCGGTAGCGAACCATCCGTCAGCAAACCAGATTACGCCAAGTGGATGCTGGATGATCCATTCATCAATTTTGCCTTGTCCGAACGAGGCTCAAAACCGGGCTTGGATCATGTCGGAATTCAGGTCGATTCCGATGAAGCTTTGGCCGAAGTCAACCAGCGCTTGACGCAAGCCGGATTGCCCGCTGCGGAACAACAAAACGCGCAATGCTGTTATGCCGCGTCGAATAAATATTGGACGGTTGATCCGCAAGGCATCGCCTGGGAAGCGTTTCATTCGCTGACGGCGATTCCGGTATTCGGGCAAGATACCGCTATCCCCGCAAAAACCGGAACCTGTTGCGCGGCGTCATCATGAATGTATTATTTCTCTGTACCGGAAACTCGTGCCGCTCTATCCTTGCGGAAGCCACTTTTAATCATCTTGCACCCGACGGCTGGAAAGCGATGAGCGCAGGCAGCAAACCGACCGGCCAGGTTCATCCGCGCTCTCTGGCCCTGCTTGAACGCGAAGGCATCGGAACCCAAGGGCTTTTCAGTAAATCGTGGGACAACTTACCGGCTACGCCGGATATTGTAATCACCGTCTGCGGCAATGCGGCCGGTGAAGCTTGCCCGGCGTATCTTGGCCCTGCGCTACGCGCGCATTGGGGAGTCGATGATCCCGCGGAAGCGGCTGGAACCGAGGAGGAAATCAATGCAGCGTTCATCAAGGCTTATCAAACCTTTCGCGAAGGCATCGAGACTTTTTTATCGCTGCCACTCGACGAGCTGCAGCAAAATCCTTCCGCCTTCAGGACTAAGCTGGATTACATCGGCATTTTGAAATTCAAGCAATCCCAAGCAAAGTGACAGCCACCGGCCTGAGTCCAAGCGCAAGGAGTGATTGACATGCTGATTGCCATACTCATTTTCATCGTCACGCTCGGGCTGGTCATTTGGCAGCCACGTGGCTTGGGTATCGGCTGGAGCGCTATGCTCGGCGCTACCGCGGCTTTGCTGCTCGGCGTGATTCAATTCAGCGACATTCCGGCGGTGTGGCATATTGTCTGGAACGCGACAGCAGCTTTCATTGCCATCATTATTATTAGTTTATTGCTAGATGAAGCGGGGTTCTTTGAGTGGGCAGCATTGCATGTAGCGCGCTGGGGGCGCGGCAATGGGTATTTATTATTTGTGTATATTGTATTACTGGGTGCGGCGGTTGCAGCGCTGTTCGCCAATGATGGCGCAGCTTTGATTCTAACGCCAATTGTGATGGCGATGCTGCTGGCGCTTGGCTTTAGTCCGGCGGCTACGCTCGCTTTCGTCATGGCGGCGGGCTTTATCGCCGATACGGCCAGCTTGCCGCTGGTGGTATCCAATTTGGTTAACATTGTCTCGGCTGATTATTTCAAAATCGGGTTTACCGAGTACGCTGCGGTGATGATTCCGGTCAATATCGCTTCGGTAACAGGCAGTCTAGGCGTGCTTTTTCTTTATTTCCACCGCAGCATTCCGGCCCGTTACGATGTCAATCAACTGAAGCCGCCTGGTGAAGCAATTCGCGATCCGGCAACTTTCCGCGCCGGCTGGGCCGTGATGGCGTTGCTGCTCATCGGTTTTTTAGGTCTTGAACCGTTGGGCGTGCCGATCAGCCTGGTAGCCGCCGCCGGTTCGTTAGTGCTGCTAGCGGTAGCCACGCGTAGCCATATCATCAACACACGCAAAATCGTGCGCGAATCGCCATGGCAAATCGTCATTTTTTCATTGGGAATGTATCTCGTGGTGTATGGCCTGCGCAACGAAGGCTTGACCGGATACATTACCAATCTGCTCGATGTCTTCGCCAGCTATGGCGTGTGGGGCGCAACGCTTGGCACCGGTTTTTTGGCCGCTTTCCTATCGTCGATCATGAACAACATGCCCGCAGTGTTGATCGGCGCATTATCCATCGACGCAAGCTCTGCAACCGGTACGATCAAGGAAGCCATGATTTACGCCAACGTCATCGGTTGTGACTTGGGACCGAAAATCACCCCGATCGGCAGCTTGGCAACCTTATTATGGTTGCATGTGCTGGCACGTAAAAATATGGTAATTACCTGGGGATATTACTTACAAGTAGGGATTGTGTTGACGGTTCCGGTATTGCTCGTTACGCTGGCTGCCCTGGCCATGTGGCTGAGTGTTCAATGAGATTATCATCGCAAAACACAACAACCGAACAAAGTGAATTACATCAACCTTGTTACTTTTTTAATGGAGAATCAAAATGGCAACTATTCAAGTATTTGATCCTGCTTCGTGCTGTAGCTCAGGCGTTTGCAGTTCCGACGTAGACCAGGCATTGACCGCTTTTTCCGCCGATGTCGATTGGCTCAAACAGCACGATATCGCCATCGAGCGTTTTAATCTGGCGCAACAACCCATGGCTTTTGCGGATAATGCTACGGTGAAAGGATTCCTGGAACGATCTGGTGCAGAAGCGCTGCCACTTATTCTGGTGGATGGTGAAGTAGCATTGGCAGGCCGCTACCCGCAGCGCAGCGAGCTCGCGCGTTGGGCGAGCATCCCGCTGCAAGAAAAAGCGGAAGAATCGAGTTGTTGCGGAGGTTGTTGCTAACAGAAGCCTGAGCCAACCGCATGAGCCAACTTGAATTTCTCGATCATCCGCCGCGATTTCTGTTCTTTACTGGCAAGGGCGGTGTCGGCAAAACTTCATTAGCTTGCGCTACAGCGATTACGCTGGCCGATGCCGGTCAGCGGGTATTATTGGTTAGCACCGATCCGGCCTCTAACGTAGGCCAAGTATTCGGTATCACGATTGGAAATCAGATTACAGCAATTACCGAGGTACCTCGTTTAGCCGCTCTGGAAATCAATCCGCAAGCAGCAGCACAAGTCTATCGTGATCGCATTGTCAATCCAGTTCGGGGCGTATTACCAGACACGGTCGTCAAAGGCATCGAAGAACAACTATCCGGCGCTTGCACCACTGAAATTGCCGCTTTCGATGAATTTACCGCTTGGCTGGTCGATTCAGCGCTAACTGCGGATTACGATCATATTATCTTCGACACCGCGCCGACCGGCCACACCATCCGGCTGCTGCAACTGCCCGGCGCATGGAGCGATTTTCTTGAGGAAGGCAAAGGCAATGCATCCTGTCTTGGCCCGCTGGTTGGTCTGGAAAAACAACGCGCGCAATACAAAGCGGCAGTGGACGCGCTCGCCGATCCGCAACGCACCCGGCTCATATTGGTGGCACGTGCGCAGCAAGCGACGTTACGTGAAGTAGCACGGACACAGGAAGAACTCACGGCCATCGGTTTGACCAATCAATTCCTCGTCGTCAATGGCTTATTGCCTCGGTCAGAAGCAACGCAAGATGATTTGGCAGCCGCTATTTTCGAACGCGAGCAAAAGACCATGGCAGCTATCCCTGAAATTCTCAAACCCTTGCCGCGCGATCACATTGCGCTTAAACCATTCAACCTGGTTGGATTGATCGCTGTACGGCAATTGCTGATGGATGAATTGCCCGCCGCTCACGATATTAATATGATCCATCAAGCCATACCGTTTCCAGGCTTATCCGTCTTGATCGATGAGATTGCCAAAGATGACTGCGGCTTAATCATGCTGATGGGCAAAGGCGGTGTCGGTAAAACCACGCTAGCAGCTGCAATCGCCGTCAACTTGGCGCATCGAGGCTTGCCAGTTCATTTAACCACTTCCGATCCGGCCGCACATTTAAGCGAAACGCTCAGCGGCACAATGGATAATCTCCTGGTGGACCGGATTGATCCGCAGGTGGAAACCGAACGCTATCGCCAGCGCGTTCTGCAAACCAAGGGCGCACATCTGGATGCGCAAGGCAAGGCATTACTTGAAGAAGATTTGCGTTCACCATGCACCGAGGAAATTGCGGTATTTCAGGCATTCTCACGCATGATCCGCGAAGCGGGAAGGAAATTCGTGGTGATGGATACCGCACCGACCGGCCATACGTTATTGTTACTGGATGCCACCGGTGCTTATCATCGCGAAGTGATCAAGCAAATGGATCACCAATCCATCACGCGCTACACCACGCCAATGATGCAACTGCAAAATCCCAAGCAAACCAAGATACTGTTGGTGACATTGGCGGAAACGACGCCCGTGCTGGAAGCTGCCAACCTGCAAGCTGATTTGCGCCGCGCCGGAATCGAGCCGTGGGCCTGGATCGTCAATAACAGCGTTGCCGCTACGACCGTCCAGTCACCTTTGCTGGCGCAACGCGCCGCCAATGAACTCAAAGATATCGAAACGGCAGCCACGATTCACGCAAAGCGTTATGCCGTCGTACCCTTGCTCAAGGAAGAGCCGGTGGGCATTGAGAAATTATTGACGTTGTCCGAAAGTCATCAGTCAACAACCAAACATTGAGAAATCCAAGCAAAAGTATCGTGCAGCGTATTGCCTAGCCGCAACAACCATCGCCGCTGTTTTTATCTCGCATCTG
This is a stretch of genomic DNA from Nitrosomonas sp. sh817. It encodes these proteins:
- the epsC gene encoding serine O-acetyltransferase EpsC, with translation MTDEIIMHDDSQQEINHREIDNIVSKLRTLRLASLEQRQRLNNPPKLPSRKALTSILERLSAVLFPNRLGASSISSDGIDYYVGHTLDITLRDLLDQVHHELYFVSEQENGGNAARRQAADIANAFAQQLPNIRSLLESDIRAAYEGDPAARSINDVLVCYPGVTAVIHYRIAHELHQLGVPLIARMISEIAHSLTGIEIHPGAQIDGSFFIDHGTGVVIGETAIIGRNVRLYQAVTLGAKRFPVNEQGMLVKGILRHPIVEDDVIIYAGATILGRITIGRGSTIGGNVWLTHSVPPGSHIMQAQTRSEMFEGGAGI
- a CDS encoding CysB family HTH-type transcriptional regulator, with translation MNFQQLRIINETVRRNFNLTEVASALFTSQSGVSKHIKDLEDELNIELFIRKGKRLVGLTEPGKELVKIVERILFDTRNIKRLAEQFSNHDQGHLTIATTHTQAQYILPPVVAEFKKAFPKVHLILNESKPGDILSMLIDGQADIGIATEALENAADLVSFPFHTWQHIVIVPAGHPLQSVQPLTLEAIAEYPIITYHQGLTGRSRIDQTFAKAGLIPDIAMSALDADVIKTYVKLGLGIGIIASVAFSTDRDTTLVKLDSEYLFEKNTTFISVRRNHYLRGYAYRFIELCTPALNEADIRLSVNPSTDAE
- a CDS encoding helix-turn-helix transcriptional regulator; protein product: MEIKIAIKALTALAHETRLTIFRTLVQAGESGLPAGQLAKELGIPNATLSFHLKELAHAELIIARQESRFIYYSANFTTMNALLGYLTENCCAGIPCSPTEVCCNEKNDLALTAAHLTKETTQ
- a CDS encoding ArsI/CadI family heavy metal resistance metalloenzyme; the protein is MKRFHIHIAVDNLENNIRFYSALFGSEPSVSKPDYAKWMLDDPFINFALSERGSKPGLDHVGIQVDSDEALAEVNQRLTQAGLPAAEQQNAQCCYAASNKYWTVDPQGIAWEAFHSLTAIPVFGQDTAIPAKTGTCCAASS
- a CDS encoding arsenate reductase ArsC — encoded protein: MNVLFLCTGNSCRSILAEATFNHLAPDGWKAMSAGSKPTGQVHPRSLALLEREGIGTQGLFSKSWDNLPATPDIVITVCGNAAGEACPAYLGPALRAHWGVDDPAEAAGTEEEINAAFIKAYQTFREGIETFLSLPLDELQQNPSAFRTKLDYIGILKFKQSQAK
- a CDS encoding arsenic transporter is translated as MLIAILIFIVTLGLVIWQPRGLGIGWSAMLGATAALLLGVIQFSDIPAVWHIVWNATAAFIAIIIISLLLDEAGFFEWAALHVARWGRGNGYLLFVYIVLLGAAVAALFANDGAALILTPIVMAMLLALGFSPAATLAFVMAAGFIADTASLPLVVSNLVNIVSADYFKIGFTEYAAVMIPVNIASVTGSLGVLFLYFHRSIPARYDVNQLKPPGEAIRDPATFRAGWAVMALLLIGFLGLEPLGVPISLVAAAGSLVLLAVATRSHIINTRKIVRESPWQIVIFSLGMYLVVYGLRNEGLTGYITNLLDVFASYGVWGATLGTGFLAAFLSSIMNNMPAVLIGALSIDASSATGTIKEAMIYANVIGCDLGPKITPIGSLATLLWLHVLARKNMVITWGYYLQVGIVLTVPVLLVTLAALAMWLSVQ
- the arsD gene encoding arsenite efflux transporter metallochaperone ArsD encodes the protein MATIQVFDPASCCSSGVCSSDVDQALTAFSADVDWLKQHDIAIERFNLAQQPMAFADNATVKGFLERSGAEALPLILVDGEVALAGRYPQRSELARWASIPLQEKAEESSCCGGCC
- the arsA gene encoding arsenical pump-driving ATPase codes for the protein MSQLEFLDHPPRFLFFTGKGGVGKTSLACATAITLADAGQRVLLVSTDPASNVGQVFGITIGNQITAITEVPRLAALEINPQAAAQVYRDRIVNPVRGVLPDTVVKGIEEQLSGACTTEIAAFDEFTAWLVDSALTADYDHIIFDTAPTGHTIRLLQLPGAWSDFLEEGKGNASCLGPLVGLEKQRAQYKAAVDALADPQRTRLILVARAQQATLREVARTQEELTAIGLTNQFLVVNGLLPRSEATQDDLAAAIFEREQKTMAAIPEILKPLPRDHIALKPFNLVGLIAVRQLLMDELPAAHDINMIHQAIPFPGLSVLIDEIAKDDCGLIMLMGKGGVGKTTLAAAIAVNLAHRGLPVHLTTSDPAAHLSETLSGTMDNLLVDRIDPQVETERYRQRVLQTKGAHLDAQGKALLEEDLRSPCTEEIAVFQAFSRMIREAGRKFVVMDTAPTGHTLLLLDATGAYHREVIKQMDHQSITRYTTPMMQLQNPKQTKILLVTLAETTPVLEAANLQADLRRAGIEPWAWIVNNSVAATTVQSPLLAQRAANELKDIETAATIHAKRYAVVPLLKEEPVGIEKLLTLSESHQSTTKH